A genomic stretch from Sulfobacillus thermosulfidooxidans includes:
- the gmd gene encoding GDP-mannose 4,6-dehydratase, protein MKTALITGVTGQDGSYLAELLIQKGYTVYGLVRRTSTVPTERIYHLHDQLRLVSGDLLDEKSLRHILEECEPDEVYNLAAQSFVPESWSQAILTGEVTGLGVTRLLNAILDVNRHIRFYQASTSEMFGNVQEVPQTELTPFYPRSPYGVAKLYAHWITVNYRESYGLYACSGILFNHESPRRGMEFVTRKVTHAVARIKAGLQQKLALGNLDAKRDWGYAPDYVEGMWRMLQQDRPDDYVLATGETHSVKEWVMKSFGIAGLNWENYVTIDPRFVRPAEVDILVGDSTKARTQLKWRPSTSFDELVRLMVEADWALVREQLVSQQAISHLREQG, encoded by the coding sequence ATGAAGACAGCATTGATTACAGGTGTCACGGGTCAAGACGGATCTTATCTCGCTGAGTTGCTCATACAAAAAGGATATACAGTGTATGGGCTTGTTCGCCGTACTAGTACCGTACCAACGGAACGTATTTACCATCTTCATGACCAACTTCGCCTGGTATCAGGTGATTTGCTAGATGAAAAGTCCTTACGGCATATTTTAGAAGAATGTGAACCAGACGAGGTGTATAATTTGGCGGCACAATCGTTTGTGCCTGAAAGTTGGTCCCAAGCGATTCTCACGGGAGAGGTTACCGGCTTGGGCGTTACACGGTTGTTAAACGCTATCTTGGACGTTAATCGTCACATCCGCTTCTATCAGGCTTCTACAAGTGAAATGTTTGGTAATGTTCAGGAAGTGCCGCAAACGGAATTAACTCCATTTTATCCTCGCAGTCCATATGGTGTGGCGAAATTGTACGCGCATTGGATTACTGTGAATTACCGCGAAAGTTATGGCTTATATGCTTGTTCCGGGATCTTATTTAATCATGAATCACCACGTCGGGGAATGGAATTTGTTACGCGGAAAGTAACGCATGCGGTTGCACGGATTAAGGCTGGACTCCAGCAGAAGCTGGCGTTAGGTAATCTAGATGCGAAACGCGACTGGGGATACGCTCCAGATTATGTTGAGGGTATGTGGAGGATGTTACAACAAGATAGACCTGATGATTACGTTCTTGCTACTGGCGAAACTCATTCAGTGAAAGAATGGGTAATGAAGAGTTTCGGGATAGCTGGATTAAATTGGGAGAATTATGTGACGATTGACCCCCGATTTGTCCGCCCTGCTGAGGTGGACATTCTAGTCGGGGATTCGACAAAGGCTCGTACCCAACTCAAGTGGCGTCCCTCTACAAGTTTTGATGAACTTGTTCGTCTGATGGTGGAAGCTGACTGGGCATTGGTGCGAGAACAACTGGTCTCACAGCAAGCTATTTCGCATTTACGGGAGCAAGGGTGA
- a CDS encoding NAD-dependent epimerase/dehydratase family protein has protein sequence MRKIVVTGANGFVGRHVCRMLQENGYEVIPVGGPTSSPSASSYSMDLTRSDVRFENFFRTARPYAVLHLAGISSVSKSWRMPASVIGVNTVGAVKLFQAAQASGVKRFIFVSSAEIYDPLAGQDGEPLDEDAPINPVNPYGVSKWGAERLLALLRKPNLDLIIFRPFNHVGPGQSTGFVVPDLVAQIHSIWKKQSPPIITVGNLRVIRDFLDVRDIARAYVMALSPPVRPGTYNLASGRGRRLEDILHALIAKSHLDHIQVIQDPNRFRPRERMVLVGNASRYREVSGWEPLIPWDRTVNDILVNNTF, from the coding sequence ATGCGAAAAATAGTTGTGACGGGAGCGAACGGATTTGTTGGACGTCATGTGTGTCGTATGTTACAAGAGAACGGGTACGAAGTTATTCCTGTTGGGGGGCCTACTTCAAGCCCCTCGGCGTCTTCTTATTCGATGGACTTAACACGTAGTGACGTGCGTTTTGAGAATTTCTTTCGAACTGCGCGACCTTACGCGGTGCTTCATCTCGCAGGGATCAGCTCTGTTTCTAAATCATGGCGTATGCCGGCTTCGGTAATAGGAGTCAATACTGTCGGTGCCGTCAAACTTTTTCAAGCAGCTCAGGCGTCAGGCGTGAAACGGTTTATTTTTGTGAGTTCAGCAGAAATCTATGATCCACTTGCTGGTCAGGATGGAGAACCATTAGATGAAGATGCGCCGATCAATCCCGTTAATCCTTACGGCGTATCAAAATGGGGTGCAGAACGCCTTCTTGCGCTTCTACGGAAGCCTAACCTCGATTTAATTATTTTTCGTCCATTTAACCATGTTGGCCCGGGGCAATCAACCGGATTTGTTGTGCCGGATCTCGTTGCTCAAATCCATAGCATATGGAAAAAGCAAAGTCCACCTATTATTACTGTAGGCAATCTAAGAGTTATTCGCGACTTCTTAGATGTTCGGGATATTGCCCGGGCGTATGTGATGGCACTGAGTCCACCAGTTCGTCCGGGGACATATAATTTAGCATCCGGGCGGGGACGGAGACTTGAAGACATTTTGCATGCGTTAATAGCGAAATCCCATTTAGACCATATCCAAGTCATTCAAGATCCGAATAGATTTCGTCCCCGAGAACGCATGGTGCTTGTCGGTAACGCGAGTCGATATCGCGAGGTTTCAGGTTGGGAGCCTTTAATTCCATGGGATCGCACTGTGAACGATATACTTGTGAACAATACGTTCTGA
- a CDS encoding AlbA family DNA-binding domain-containing protein, protein MANIFRDPLTDITYTDLEQWATTVPYPQENERLDFKREFSSKVTASIVAMANHAGGVIVIGVDEQKEKGSGTSKTMKWPPVGVPTSSAFDTLQNHCYQHIQPVYLPEHHLVTIPDHPDKAILLIRIDPQTVPRPLWHDEKGVLYRFGDANRPAPLEILRRLFS, encoded by the coding sequence ATGGCTAACATTTTCAGAGACCCGTTAACCGATATTACGTACACCGATTTAGAACAATGGGCTACCACGGTTCCGTATCCTCAAGAAAATGAGCGGTTAGATTTTAAACGCGAATTTTCATCGAAAGTCACGGCTTCTATTGTCGCGATGGCTAATCATGCAGGTGGAGTCATTGTCATTGGCGTCGACGAGCAGAAAGAGAAAGGCAGCGGAACGTCCAAAACGATGAAGTGGCCGCCAGTTGGCGTGCCCACGAGTTCGGCTTTCGACACGTTGCAGAATCACTGCTATCAACACATTCAACCCGTTTACTTACCGGAACATCACCTGGTTACCATCCCCGACCATCCCGATAAGGCGATATTACTCATTCGAATTGACCCGCAAACAGTCCCCCGCCCGTTGTGGCATGATGAAAAAGGCGTCTTATACCGATTTGGCGACGCAAACCGACCAGCTCCTTTAGAGATTTTGCGCCGACTCTTCAGCTGA
- the sat gene encoding sulfate adenylyltransferase: MFSAISLIRESNAALSCWLLINGFNFTTQLGVNQSMTTLFPRDKFNDISRPLPSHQLVVDEIATADVYALGVGAFAPLTGFMDEVTYDTVCHEMRLPDGLIWPVPVTLSVSENDACCLKEGMDILLKGTDLAPYAILHLTSIYRPNREQEADLVYGTHDPHHPGVKRLLQRGPVYLGGELDVLHIPRFPLMDQPFMRVMTPSQVRSHIKSRGWQTVAGFQTRNPIHRAHEYIQKCALEIVDALFIHPLVGPTKADDVPSSVRIQTYEVLLENYYPPDRVLFSAYYAAMRYAGPREAVFHALVRKNYGCTHFIVGRDHAGVGNYYGPYDAHKIFNRFSPKELGITPLFFEQAFFCRRCDGMATSKTCPHAPEHHVYLSGTQVRTMLRRGEDLPKEFSRQEVAEILKRYYRG, translated from the coding sequence GTGTTTTCTGCTATTTCTCTTATTCGTGAGAGTAATGCTGCATTGAGCTGCTGGTTACTTATAAACGGATTCAATTTCACTACGCAATTAGGAGTTAATCAATCTATGACTACATTATTTCCTCGTGACAAATTTAACGATATATCTCGCCCTCTGCCATCACATCAACTCGTTGTTGATGAAATTGCCACCGCGGATGTTTATGCACTAGGAGTTGGGGCATTCGCGCCGCTTACTGGATTCATGGATGAAGTTACGTATGACACGGTTTGCCACGAAATGCGCCTCCCAGACGGTCTGATATGGCCTGTGCCTGTCACTTTATCTGTTTCGGAGAACGATGCCTGTTGTCTTAAAGAGGGAATGGACATTCTGTTGAAGGGAACAGATCTTGCTCCGTATGCTATTCTTCATCTCACGTCTATTTACCGTCCTAATCGCGAGCAAGAGGCAGACCTTGTCTATGGAACACATGATCCTCATCATCCTGGGGTGAAACGCTTGTTGCAGCGAGGGCCCGTATATTTGGGCGGGGAATTGGATGTTCTGCATATCCCACGTTTTCCTTTGATGGATCAGCCTTTCATGAGGGTGATGACACCTTCCCAAGTCCGTTCGCATATTAAATCGCGTGGGTGGCAAACGGTTGCTGGTTTCCAAACTCGCAATCCTATTCATCGTGCCCATGAATACATTCAAAAATGTGCGTTGGAAATAGTTGATGCTCTCTTTATCCACCCATTAGTAGGCCCAACTAAGGCCGACGATGTTCCATCATCTGTTCGTATTCAAACCTATGAGGTATTGTTGGAGAATTATTATCCACCAGACCGCGTGCTATTCAGCGCGTATTATGCAGCCATGCGTTATGCCGGACCGCGCGAAGCCGTTTTCCATGCTTTGGTACGAAAAAATTATGGCTGTACTCACTTTATTGTTGGTCGAGACCATGCTGGTGTGGGTAACTATTACGGACCCTATGATGCCCATAAGATTTTCAATCGGTTTTCACCCAAAGAGCTTGGCATTACACCATTGTTCTTTGAACAAGCCTTCTTCTGCCGACGTTGTGATGGAATGGCCACAAGCAAAACTTGTCCACATGCGCCAGAACATCATGTTTATCTATCTGGAACTCAGGTGAGAACAATGCTTAGAAGGGGCGAAGACTTGCCTAAGGAGTTTAGTCGACAAGAAGTCGCTGAAATTCTTAAACGCTATTATCGCGGTTGA
- a CDS encoding type II toxin-antitoxin system death-on-curing family toxin encodes MKDWPNYDDAVAMQRYVIDVTEIGRMGDKYPAYLEAALARPSQAGFGQEFYPTVADKIAVLIHSSTTTHAFEDANKRTAMALGLAVAEANGQRIQPIDDREIKDIASGIAIHTYDVGDIVKWLTLHYQF; translated from the coding sequence ATAAAAGACTGGCCGAATTATGATGATGCGGTCGCGATGCAACGTTATGTGATTGACGTGACAGAAATCGGTCGCATGGGCGATAAATACCCCGCCTATTTGGAGGCCGCTCTTGCACGACCGTCTCAAGCCGGTTTTGGGCAGGAATTTTATCCAACTGTCGCGGATAAAATCGCGGTTTTGATTCATAGTTCCACTACTACCCATGCCTTTGAGGATGCCAATAAACGGACAGCGATGGCACTCGGATTAGCGGTAGCAGAAGCCAATGGACAGCGTATCCAACCGATTGATGATCGTGAGATCAAAGACATCGCCAGCGGAATCGCAATTCATACCTATGACGTTGGCGATATCGTAAAATGGCTTACGCTACACTATCAATTTTAG
- a CDS encoding glycosyltransferase, which produces MKHIVITSRELAGYNLSGGIGVYVDHHAASLAAQGYQVTVLTAAKFLEDRDEIAPPPERPYHIIPLRAVKGFRTAEHNFSYAVYVTLKTLQETQPFDIVEFPDYNGEGYFSIKAKRLLGEFSEITLWVHGHMTLHLCDTLNEEPPSLYRQAIYNMEQYCLRYADVVSVPSRDLAAVYEKDVPRNYDLMRHPIPAFTHPLLDQNAPNSSTDISAVQVLYVGRLEHRKGVDLLIEAIIRQIDRGQNVSLRLIGGDTWWKEGSYRSYLLSLIPPQHQQAFEFMGPVTRENLQREYLDADIVVFPSRFENWPNVCLEAMSLGKPIIASRFGGMREMLDEGAGFLIDPFDADEFDDALTTLIVHPEKRQILGETARNTIKRMAQAPIELPTWFTNPPKLDDKVSQDEPLVSIIVPCYNASQTIEETLESLLHQDYPRIEIILVDDGSTEPGFPALLDRLGQAHHHVRVFHKANSGLPGARNYGAKRAQGEYLAFCDADDLLAPMTIRHSVQALMRHQDLSLVYPIIHYFEGAHGFWGPQDLYAPTLLAENQAHAGIVIRRDRFFAHGGYDESFRYGWEDWELLLRLAKSGEHGEVLPYPHYQYRVRPNSMVRTTSAQNRQRIQKQMWAKHQDLLGLPAYYVLEKEVLQANWAGGGSIESHREWLRRIILDSKGMRLVITVSRILPGFIRRPVRRWLKEVVLRRFNLS; this is translated from the coding sequence ATGAAACATATCGTAATTACAAGCCGTGAATTAGCTGGATACAATCTATCAGGAGGGATTGGCGTCTATGTCGACCATCACGCAGCCTCTTTGGCTGCGCAGGGATATCAAGTCACGGTCCTCACAGCCGCTAAGTTTCTTGAAGACCGTGACGAAATTGCTCCACCGCCCGAACGCCCATACCATATTATTCCGCTTCGGGCTGTCAAGGGATTTCGCACCGCTGAACATAATTTTTCGTACGCTGTTTATGTGACACTCAAGACACTCCAAGAGACACAGCCTTTTGATATTGTGGAATTTCCCGATTACAACGGGGAAGGGTACTTTAGTATTAAAGCCAAGCGGTTATTAGGCGAATTTTCCGAGATCACCCTGTGGGTCCATGGGCATATGACCCTTCATCTGTGTGACACCTTAAATGAGGAACCCCCGTCGTTATACCGGCAAGCAATTTATAATATGGAGCAGTATTGTTTGCGTTATGCTGATGTGGTCAGTGTACCCAGCCGAGATTTAGCGGCCGTTTACGAAAAAGACGTTCCCCGGAATTATGATCTTATGCGCCATCCCATTCCAGCATTTACCCATCCCCTGTTAGATCAAAACGCCCCTAATTCTTCTACGGATATATCTGCTGTTCAGGTGTTATATGTGGGCCGTTTAGAACACCGCAAGGGCGTTGACTTACTAATTGAGGCCATAATTCGACAAATAGACCGGGGACAAAACGTGTCGCTACGCTTAATTGGGGGCGATACGTGGTGGAAAGAGGGATCATACCGATCTTATCTTTTGTCCTTAATTCCTCCTCAGCACCAGCAGGCCTTTGAGTTTATGGGTCCGGTAACCCGGGAAAATCTTCAACGCGAGTACCTAGATGCGGATATTGTGGTCTTTCCCAGCCGTTTTGAAAATTGGCCCAATGTCTGCCTCGAAGCCATGTCATTGGGCAAGCCGATCATTGCCAGTCGTTTTGGCGGCATGAGGGAAATGTTAGACGAGGGCGCTGGCTTTTTGATTGATCCCTTTGATGCTGATGAGTTTGATGACGCCCTCACTACACTTATCGTCCATCCCGAGAAACGCCAAATACTAGGTGAAACGGCGCGGAACACGATAAAGAGAATGGCACAAGCTCCTATCGAGCTTCCCACATGGTTTACCAATCCGCCAAAACTTGACGACAAAGTCTCCCAAGACGAGCCCCTTGTCAGTATTATTGTCCCTTGTTATAACGCGAGCCAAACGATAGAGGAGACGCTTGAGAGCCTCTTACACCAGGACTATCCCCGCATCGAAATTATTTTGGTCGATGATGGGTCAACAGAACCTGGCTTTCCTGCTCTCTTAGACCGCTTAGGACAAGCCCATCATCATGTCCGCGTCTTTCATAAGGCCAACAGCGGGCTCCCTGGAGCCCGCAATTACGGGGCGAAACGAGCGCAGGGTGAATATTTGGCTTTTTGTGATGCGGATGATCTACTGGCTCCTATGACCATACGGCACAGTGTACAGGCTTTGATGCGGCATCAAGATCTTTCGTTGGTCTATCCCATTATTCATTATTTTGAGGGAGCCCATGGTTTTTGGGGACCCCAGGATCTCTATGCCCCTACGTTATTGGCGGAGAATCAAGCCCATGCGGGTATCGTGATTCGTCGAGACCGGTTTTTTGCCCATGGGGGTTATGACGAATCGTTCCGCTATGGCTGGGAAGATTGGGAACTATTACTTCGCCTGGCTAAATCTGGTGAACACGGTGAAGTGCTCCCCTACCCCCATTACCAGTACCGGGTCCGTCCGAATTCGATGGTGCGGACGACCTCTGCCCAGAATCGGCAACGTATCCAGAAGCAAATGTGGGCCAAACATCAAGATCTTCTGGGATTGCCTGCCTATTATGTGCTGGAAAAAGAGGTCTTGCAGGCGAATTGGGCGGGTGGTGGATCCATTGAGAGCCACCGCGAATGGTTAAGACGCATCATTTTAGACTCTAAAGGTATGCGTTTAGTTATTACGGTATCGCGTATTCTCCCGGGCTTTATCCGGCGCCCGGTGAGACGGTGGTTAAAAGAGGTGGTATTGCGGCGCTTTAATTTAAGTTAG
- the cysC gene encoding adenylyl-sulfate kinase encodes MATTPRPFVVWFTGLSGGGKSTLANGLSQRLQACELAHTVLDGDVLRTGLCADLGFSVADRHENIRRAGHVAKILVEAGLIVLAAFITPLERDRRMVRNLFAPGQFVEVHVDCPLAVCQRRDPKLLYQKARAGLVPAMTGLASPYERPEQPDLRIPTDQWDLETSVAYLWNFLAARYAIDPAPSLTRNPKGRDRVRSRDVEEPESADGTRLTSKHPPGGVDLPLFRHP; translated from the coding sequence ATGGCGACCACTCCGCGTCCCTTTGTGGTATGGTTTACGGGCTTGTCGGGCGGCGGCAAGTCGACATTAGCGAATGGGCTATCGCAGCGACTGCAGGCTTGCGAGCTGGCTCATACGGTGTTAGACGGGGACGTCTTGCGTACCGGTTTGTGTGCGGATTTGGGGTTTTCGGTGGCGGACCGCCATGAAAATATCCGGCGGGCAGGGCACGTGGCGAAAATTCTTGTCGAGGCCGGGCTCATCGTGCTGGCGGCTTTCATTACCCCGTTAGAGCGGGATCGGCGGATGGTGCGGAACCTTTTTGCTCCAGGGCAATTTGTGGAAGTCCATGTGGATTGTCCCTTGGCGGTGTGTCAGCGCCGGGATCCCAAATTGCTCTATCAAAAAGCCCGTGCCGGCTTGGTGCCGGCGATGACTGGTCTCGCCTCGCCGTACGAACGACCGGAACAGCCCGACTTGCGCATTCCCACAGATCAGTGGGATCTCGAGACCAGCGTGGCGTATCTCTGGAATTTTTTGGCCGCTCGTTATGCGATCGACCCAGCCCCTTCGCTCACGAGGAATCCGAAGGGGCGTGATCGTGTGAGGAGCCGGGACGTTGAAGAACCTGAGAGCGCGGACGGGACCCGATTGACGTCCAAACATCCCCCAGGCGGGGTCGATCTCCCCCTGTTTCGCCATCCGTGA
- a CDS encoding glycosyltransferase family 4 protein, with protein MRILIWSDAGANTGYGTVTANLAARWARRGAELAALATNYFGDPWPGPIALYPATKVDRGDGFGIRRLPELLSKVKPDVLFILQDLYTVVDGLKVLQGRFPVPTVIYAPIDGTPLPREWVDAARAAHAVVAMSHHGARALKAEAGLDVPVLWHGVEHEVLYPASPDRPIYINHHGTKQALTSKAACKEVLGLSGRFVIVAVNRNTIRKNYPDTVRVFDRFRRRHPEAFLLMHAMPRGQGGDLRVLLQRYGLTEQQARIHNPGDPFLGSEKAYLTLMYNAADVKLSTAMAEGFGLTDAEALACGTPVVAQDYSATTEVVGPGGILVPAQRHFTTARMVDFALPDLDAMDAALETLYQDPDQRAMLQAQAIRHAQRFNWDQTAQGFWQLFEQIRAYSGVAMDE; from the coding sequence GTGCGGATTTTGATTTGGTCGGATGCCGGGGCCAATACCGGGTACGGCACCGTGACCGCCAATTTGGCAGCGCGGTGGGCGCGCCGCGGCGCGGAATTGGCCGCGTTGGCCACCAATTATTTCGGCGATCCCTGGCCCGGCCCCATTGCCCTCTACCCGGCGACGAAAGTCGACCGGGGGGATGGGTTTGGGATCCGGCGCCTTCCGGAATTGCTATCCAAGGTGAAACCCGATGTGTTGTTTATCCTCCAAGACCTGTATACGGTCGTGGACGGGTTGAAAGTGTTGCAAGGGCGATTTCCCGTTCCAACGGTGATCTATGCGCCCATTGATGGTACACCCTTGCCGCGGGAGTGGGTGGACGCGGCAAGGGCGGCACACGCTGTGGTGGCCATGTCGCATCATGGGGCGCGCGCCTTAAAGGCCGAGGCCGGTCTGGATGTGCCAGTCTTGTGGCATGGCGTCGAGCACGAGGTGTTGTATCCCGCGTCGCCTGACCGTCCGATTTATATCAACCACCACGGCACGAAACAGGCGCTCACCTCGAAAGCGGCCTGCAAAGAGGTGCTGGGACTCTCCGGACGCTTTGTCATTGTCGCGGTTAACCGCAATACCATTCGCAAAAACTATCCCGACACGGTGCGGGTTTTTGACCGCTTCCGGCGGCGTCATCCAGAGGCTTTTTTGCTGATGCATGCCATGCCGCGCGGGCAAGGCGGAGACTTGCGGGTATTGTTGCAACGGTATGGCTTGACGGAGCAGCAGGCTCGCATTCATAATCCCGGTGATCCGTTTTTAGGGTCGGAAAAAGCGTACTTGACGCTCATGTATAATGCCGCGGATGTCAAGTTGTCGACGGCCATGGCGGAGGGCTTCGGCCTCACGGATGCCGAAGCGTTAGCGTGTGGGACGCCCGTGGTGGCGCAGGACTATAGTGCGACGACGGAGGTTGTGGGACCGGGCGGGATCTTGGTTCCCGCCCAGCGACACTTTACGACGGCCCGGATGGTCGATTTTGCGTTGCCGGATCTGGATGCGATGGATGCGGCCCTTGAGACGTTGTATCAAGATCCTGACCAGCGAGCGATGTTGCAAGCCCAGGCGATTCGGCATGCGCAACGCTTTAACTGGGACCAGACGGCCCAAGGGTTTTGGCAACTGTTTGAGCAAATTCGTGCCTATTCGGGTGTCGCCATGGACGAGTGA
- a CDS encoding glycosyltransferase — MRIAFVTAHMSGQGGVEILLKTLVPGLVRKGHEVTTWLPERSDDSTWESRVNARYFVGEESPEDRRLIGVDGAWGQAVCLQKKWRDDMPEVVVAAAPYLCAVTRVAAGHTRPRPPIVSWVQASLRAFPGSAHLIGLADAHVAIGKGLYDEVRRTVGSGTIYLVRNGVSLHVEILRRPSIPTFLYVGRLANRQKRLDKLFYALQGLTALPWQVKIVGDGPDRSLLQELANQLGMGDRIHWLGFQDNPFDAAGEATALVLPSDWEGFGLVLVEALAHGIPVIASHCPVGPAEIVQHGVNGWLFPPQDIVGLRRVLEGIIRESVALPSADTCRASVQHYSDQTMIDEFDRALTSLVAQGPHENYRGL, encoded by the coding sequence ATGCGGATTGCGTTTGTGACGGCTCATATGAGTGGTCAAGGCGGCGTGGAAATCTTGTTGAAGACATTGGTGCCCGGATTAGTGCGGAAAGGCCATGAGGTAACCACGTGGCTGCCGGAGCGTTCTGATGATTCGACGTGGGAGTCCCGGGTCAACGCCCGTTATTTTGTGGGCGAAGAGTCGCCGGAGGATCGTCGGTTAATTGGGGTGGACGGTGCCTGGGGTCAGGCGGTGTGCTTGCAAAAAAAGTGGCGCGACGACATGCCTGAGGTGGTCGTGGCTGCGGCTCCCTATCTTTGTGCGGTGACACGTGTCGCAGCAGGACACACGCGGCCGCGACCGCCGATTGTTAGTTGGGTTCAAGCGTCACTTCGGGCCTTTCCGGGGAGCGCGCATCTCATTGGATTGGCTGATGCCCATGTGGCGATCGGTAAGGGGTTGTATGATGAAGTGCGGCGAACCGTTGGCTCAGGTACCATCTACCTGGTGCGAAATGGGGTGTCTCTGCACGTCGAGATCTTAAGACGTCCTTCCATACCGACCTTTCTTTACGTTGGACGATTGGCCAACCGTCAAAAGCGTTTGGACAAGCTCTTTTACGCCCTGCAGGGATTAACTGCGCTTCCGTGGCAGGTGAAAATAGTGGGCGATGGTCCTGACCGGTCTTTGTTGCAGGAGTTAGCAAACCAGTTAGGGATGGGGGATCGCATCCATTGGTTGGGATTTCAGGACAATCCGTTTGACGCGGCGGGGGAAGCGACGGCTTTAGTGCTTCCCTCGGACTGGGAAGGATTCGGGCTGGTGCTCGTCGAAGCGTTGGCGCACGGAATCCCCGTGATTGCGAGTCATTGCCCTGTTGGACCCGCGGAGATCGTCCAGCATGGCGTTAACGGTTGGCTGTTTCCGCCGCAGGATATCGTGGGTCTGCGGCGAGTGTTGGAGGGCATAATCCGAGAATCCGTGGCATTGCCAAGCGCCGACACCTGTCGGGCATCGGTGCAGCACTATTCAGATCAGACCATGATTGACGAATTTGATCGGGCGCTGACGAGTCTTGTGGCTCAGGGGCCGCACGAGAATTATCGTGGGTTGTAG